One window of Camelina sativa cultivar DH55 chromosome 4, Cs, whole genome shotgun sequence genomic DNA carries:
- the LOC104780002 gene encoding uncharacterized protein LOC104780002, with protein MAEVGEENVINAVPVSEDEVYGFKRQEMYTDTLAGTVGPYGRHVFLCYKSHETWIPRVETEGLPQRFAKSFKDRKADFGVETKLTVCGGGESDGDVLIFPEMVRYKALQDTDVDGFVEDVLVKGKPWTSGIQEELTGSFVFVCAHGSRDKRCGVCGPALMEKFKEEIGSRGLSENIFVLPCSHIGGHKYAGNLIVFSPDSAGNMSGHWYGYVTPDDVPAMLDQHIVKGEIIQNLSRGGMRLRTEGEEAAKEDELKIPNGNDKVEPREPVVQKGFSGGCCQGANGVSCCQDQAPEPEKKEGCMKLNWLRSMGKEEVLLGAAAVSAVATIAVAYSIYRRSG; from the exons ATGGCGGAAGTAGGAGAGGAGAACGTTATCAACGCTGTGCCGGTTTCGGAAGATGAGGTGTATGGATTTAAACGGCAAGAGATGTACACTGATACGCTCGCCGGTACCGTTGGGCCGTACGGTCGCCATGTTTTCCTTTGTTACAAGAGTCACGAGACTTGGATTCCTCGTGTTGAAACTGAAGGTCTTCCTCAGCGCTTCGCTAAGTCGTTTAAGGATCGTAAAGCTGATTTCGGAGTTGAG aCGAAGTTGACGGTGTGTGGTGGTGGTGAATCGGATGGAGATGTGTTGATTTTCCCGGAGATGGTTAGATACAA GGCGCTTCAGGATACAGATGTGGATGGTTTTGTGGAAGATGTGCTTGTTAAAGGGAAACCATGGACCTCTGGGATTCAGGAAGAGTTAACTGGTtcctttgtgtttgtgtgtgctCATGGTAGCCGGGATAAGAGATGTGGAGTGTGTGGACCAGCTCTTATGGAGAAGTTCAAGGAGGAGATAGGTTCACGTGGACTTTCAGAAAATATCTTCGTGTTGCCATGTTCTCATATTGGTGGGCACAAGTATGCTGGAAATTTGATTGTCTTCAGCCCTGATTCAGCTGGAAATATGTCTGGCCATTG GTATGGCTATGTGACTCCTGATGATGTGCCTGCAATGCTTGATCAGCATATCGTGAAAGGAGAAATCATTCAAAACCTTTCCAG GGGAGGAATGAGACTCAGAACTGAGGGTGAGGAAGCTGCAAAAGAGGATGAACTTAAAATCCCGAACGGAAACGACAAAGTTGAACCACGCGAACCTGTGGTGCAGAAGGGATTCTCAGGAGGTTGTTGCCAAGGTGCAAACGGAGTTTCGTGTTGCCAAGACCAAGCTCCAGAgccagagaagaaagaaggatgCATGAAGCTAAACTGGTTGAGATCAATGGGGAAAGAAGAGGTTCTCTTGGGAGCAGCAGCAGTATCAGCTGTCGCAACCATAGCCGTGGCTTACAGCATTTACAGAAGGTCAGGTTAA
- the LOC104783627 gene encoding protein FAR1-RELATED SEQUENCE 3-like, with protein MENSYISEDFSPKEDYDSISVDTVSVSESVEKEDNIANNENYVQTEEVVILEANIESELKDELCIGMEFSSDETAHTTYQKYGGSHGFDVRKQQRTIKKEKVVRLRYVCSKEGYRKETNDEKSYSQPITRCGCNAHMTCYLQKNERYKIVSFEQNHNHDLVMTPMKHLLRGNRALSISQKQHADDAEMSGISAKANVEMMSREVGGRENLGFLAKDYQSYIYRKRMAKMEKGDARALDEDDMITNIFWAYDRSISDYNLFGDVVCFDTTYKTNEYDRPFAPFVGVNHHKQTVVFGAALLYDETIESYKWLFETFLGAMSGKQPKTILTDQCAAMANAIVKVFPETKHRLCVWHIYQNAAKKLSHVFHGAEQFAMDFSKCVYDHEEEQDWLLAWSDMLEKHKLTEDKWLKNLFELKEKWAMEVYTPEVFSLLQRQYIVIGDYVATKVSKSEMVYEYKVSYRGVAREHLVNYDAISQTIHCGCMKFSFAGILCRHALKVLDKKNVRRIPSTYILTRWSKEAKTRRISYYHPKTLNETEKQSIGRRYSHICRTFREIASVAADHIELTLCANEDAIQLLRKLEEKKKELVKANAWMPQSSDVGLVEEEEEVEDKEVPNARGIKRKASVGRPKNQKVGPHGRYLNVLEDTTLTPDTQLSVTTTSPTLHHESFISQVFKEYDKSYGGPS; from the exons ATGGAGAATAGTTATATAAGTGAAGATTTTTCCCCCAAGGAAGATTATGATTCAATAAGTGTAGACACCGTTTCAGTTAGTGAATCtgtagaaaaagaagataacatAGCCAACAATGAGAATTATGTCCAAACTGAAGAGGTTGTTATTCTAGAAGCAAACATAGAAAGTGAGCTGAAAGATGAACTATGTATTGGCATGGAGTTTAGCTCTGATGAGACTGCTCATACAACTTACCAAAAGTATGGAGGCAGTCATGGTTTTGACGTAAGGAAACAACAAAGGAcgataaaaaaagagaaggtaGTAAGGCTTCGTTATGTTTGCTCAAAGGAGGGGTATAGGAAAGAAACTAATGACGAAAAATCTTATTCACAACCAATCACACGTTGTGGTTGTAATGCTCATATGACGTGCTACCTACAGAAGAACGAAAGATATAAGATTGTGTCTTTTGAGCAGAACCATAACCATGATTTAGTGATGACACCTATGAAGCATTTGTTAAGGGGCAATCGTGCATTATCtatctctcaaaaacaacatgCTGATGATGCTGAGATGTCAGGAATTTCAGCAAAAGCAAATGTTGAAATGATGAGTAGAGAAGTTGGGGGACGAGAAAATCTGGGGTTTTTGGCGAAAGACTATCAAAGTTACATATACCGAAAGCGAATGGCAAAAATGGAAAAGGGAGATGCTAGAGCA cttgatgaagatgatatgaTCACTAATATCTTTTGGGCATATGATCGGTCTATAAGTGATTACAATCTTTTTGGAGATGTTGTTTGCTTCGACACAACTTATAAGACTAACGAGTATGATAGACCCTTTGCTCCATTTGTCGGAGTTAATCATCACAAGCAAACTGTAGTGTTTGGTGCTGCTCTTTTATATGATGAAACTATTGAGTCATATAAGTGGCTTTTCGAGACTTTTCTTGGAGCAATGTCtggaaaacaaccaaaaacaattcTGACTGATCAATGTGCAGCAATGGCGAATGCAATAGTGAAGGTATTTCCTGAAACaaaacataggttatgtgttTGGCATATTTATCAGAATGCTGCAAAGAAGTTGAGTCATGTATTTCATGGAGCAGAACAATTTGCCATGGACTTTAGTAAGTGTGTATATGACCATGAGGAAGAACAAGATTGGTTATTGGCATGGAGTGATATGCTCGAGAAGCATAAATTGACGGAGGATAAATGGTTgaagaatttgtttgagctcAAAGAAAAATGGGCAATG GAAGTGTATACGCCTGAAGTTTTTAGCTTGCTCCAGAGGCAATATATAGTTATCGGTGATTATGTTGCTACAAAAGTCAGTAAGTCTGAGATGGTGTATGAATACAAAGTATCTTATCGTGGTGTGGCACGAGAGCATTTGGTTAATTATGATGCTATAAGCCAAACAATACATTGTGGTTGCATGAAGTTTTCTTTTGCTGGGATCTTATGTCGTCATGCATTGAAAGTGCTGGACAAGAAAAATGTTAGAAGAATTCCATCTACATACATTCTAACTCGATGGAGCAAAGAGGCAAAAACACGAAGAATATCTTATTATCATCCGAAGACACTTAATGAAACAGAGAAGCAATCGATTGGAAGGCGATACAGCCATATATGTCGTACTTTCCGTGAAATTGCATCTGTTGCTGCTGATCATATAGAGTTGACGTTGTGCGCAAATGAAGATGCCATTCAATTGCTTAGAAAAttggaggaaaagaaaaaagaacttgtGAAAGCTAATGCATGGATGCCCCAAAGCTCAGATGTTGgacttgtggaagaagaagaagaagtagaagacaAGGAAGTTCCAAATGCACgtggaataaaaagaaaagcttctGTTGGACGACCAAAGAACCAAAAAGTTGGTCCCCATGGTCGATACTTGAATGTTCTTGAA GACACTACTCTTACTCCAGATACTCAATTATCTGTTACTACCACTAGTCCGACCTTACATCATGAGTCATTTATCTCACAAGTGTTCAAG GAATATGACAAGAGTTATGGTGGTCCATCTTAA